A region from the Pelobates fuscus isolate aPelFus1 chromosome 1, aPelFus1.pri, whole genome shotgun sequence genome encodes:
- the ERV3-1 gene encoding endogenous retrovirus group 3 member 1 Env polyprotein → LFIDLAESIAGSLNVTNCYVCGGTNMGDQWPWEAKEVMYSGSETIEQITSSHADYQMSVRAKSECRLKTSIIGYVCIARKGIMFNTSVGELTCLGQKAYDDDTKNTTWWSASNVSEPLNPFASYTNLKDVWFDLSSTSGWKAPANLYWICGKKAYSELPQDWEGACVLGMLKPSFFLLPIETGETLGVKVYDVNHRKKRGPLEIGTWEDNEWPPQRIIDYYGPATWAEDGTFGYRTPIYMLNCIIRLQAVVEIITNETSQALNLLAKHNTRMRTAVYQNRLALDYLLAVEGGVCGKFNLSNCCLKIDDEGQAIAELTSHMVKLAHVPTQVWKGYNPSSWFGNWYEQFGGLKALVGGVMLILMLCLLLPCLIPLVVRSVQSIIENIAERKVAAQIMAIYRYEA, encoded by the coding sequence ctgtttattgatctagccgagagtattgctggtagtcttaatgtgaccaactgctatgtgtgtggaggtactaatatgggagaccaatggccatgggaagcaaaggaggtaatgtattctggttctgagacaattgaacagataacatcttctcacgccgattatcaaatgagtgttagagctAAATCTGAGTgccgattaaagacctccattataggttatgtttgcatagcaaggaaaggaataatgtttaatacatctgtaggagaattgacttgtctagggcaaaaagcttatgatgatgatacaaagaatacaacttggtggtcagcttcaaatgtctcagaaccacttaacccgtttgcaagttataccaatttaaaggatgtgtggtttgacctatcttcTACATCtggttggaaagccccagcaaatttatactggatctgtggtaagaaagcctattcagagttaccacaggactgggaaggggcatgtgtgttaggtatgctcaaaccatccttcttcttgttgcctattgaaacaggagagactttgggagttaaggtatatgatgtgaatcatagaaagaaaaggggacccctagagataggtacctgggaagataatgaatggcctccccagcgtattatagattattatgggccagctacgtgggcagaggatggtacttttggatatagaaccccaatatatatgctcaactgtattataaggttacaggcagtggttgagataattaccaatgaaacatcgcaagcgctcaatctcctagcgaaacataatactaggatgaggacagccgtttaccaaaatagattagccttggattacctattggcagtagagggaggtgtatgtgggaagtttaacctaagcaattgctgtcttaaaatagatgatgaagggcaagcaatagctgagcttactagccatatggttaaactagcgcatgtgcctactcaggtatggaaagggtataatccaagtagttggtttggtaactggtatgagcagtttggaggacttaaggcattggtaggtggagtcatgctaatcttgatgctgtgtcttctcctaccatgtcttattcctttggtagttaggtctgtgcagagcattatagaaaatatagcagagagaaaggttgctgcacagataatggctatatataggtatgaggct